A part of Streptomyces sp. NBC_00557 genomic DNA contains:
- a CDS encoding heparin lyase I family protein codes for MSTSRRALLGAAVAGAAGATLGLPATAHAASWQQKWAPSASSDGLGAFETIEDDRADSHPAGHPHIFATGDNWRFNMHMVDRDTSTDRQRQEVTGLRTSSSSYLKWNEGQTWRVTYSMYIPSSLKATTTFTHIMQMKQPGAGSSPIVTQSLRRVSGKQTIELTLPISGTLVGRTDLDPLHDKWTDVDFQIKVGNGSAGSVRWILKSGGSTVIDKSKTGVDTFLADRVRPKWGIYRSLGDTSGSLQDTYLLLTNLRGYQLV; via the coding sequence ATGAGCACGTCCAGAAGGGCGCTGCTGGGTGCGGCGGTCGCGGGCGCGGCCGGGGCGACACTGGGCCTGCCCGCCACCGCCCACGCCGCCTCCTGGCAGCAGAAGTGGGCACCCTCCGCGAGCAGCGACGGCCTCGGCGCCTTCGAGACGATCGAGGACGACCGAGCCGACTCGCACCCCGCGGGGCATCCGCACATCTTCGCCACCGGCGACAACTGGCGCTTCAACATGCACATGGTGGACCGGGACACCTCGACCGACCGTCAGCGCCAGGAGGTCACGGGTCTGCGCACGAGCTCCAGCAGCTACCTCAAGTGGAACGAGGGGCAGACCTGGCGGGTCACCTACTCGATGTACATCCCGAGCTCGCTGAAGGCCACCACGACCTTCACCCACATCATGCAGATGAAGCAGCCCGGTGCCGGTTCCTCCCCGATCGTCACGCAGTCGCTGCGCCGGGTGAGCGGCAAGCAGACCATCGAGCTCACCCTGCCCATCTCCGGCACCCTCGTCGGCCGCACCGACCTCGACCCGCTGCACGACAAATGGACCGACGTCGACTTCCAGATCAAGGTCGGCAACGGCTCGGCGGGCTCCGTCCGCTGGATCCTCAAGTCCGGCGGCTCGACGGTCATCGACAAGTCGAAGACCGGCGTCGACACCTTCCTGGCCGACCGGGTGCGCCCGAAGTGGGGCATCTACCGCTCCCTCGGCGACACCTCCGGGTCCCTGCAGGACACCTACCTTCTGCTCACCAACCTCCGTGGCTACCAACTCGTGTGA
- a CDS encoding glycosyl hydrolase family 28 protein: MKPPTDPRRRAAAVILFVVAVVLGLSHPAALAALAAPRPAQHTAARAAAEYNVRDYGAKGDGSTNDSPAIDKAITAANAAGGGTVRFPAGNYKSKNTIHMKSHVTLQVDKGATIQGSSADTYDKAESNPNDDYQDYGHSHFHDAMIYGDKLTDIGFVGQGVIDGAGNLITGNPKSGEADKIISLTRCDGLRIGDGLTLRRGGHFAALINGCTNVTSDHLTIDTASDRDGWNVISTTNVTITNATIHANDDALVFKSDYALGAKLSNGHVRVSDSTLGAKCCNALMFGSETCGDFSDYQFENIRIDGADKSGLGMVSMDGSKISDVHYRDITMTDVHSPIMQKIGTRKRCGNSPGVGSISNVTYDNITATGNSPSFSPTLWGESGHRINGVTFTNVNITVPGGNGTMSTGVPSNDSTDYNPKSIGTRPAYGWYLHNADNVQFTDSSVKFASNDGRPAFIANAAGGIRLTRFTAQKGSNSPFDAGLQDVSGYCLTDSHNTSGGALRVSASGSSQNCTSTAVKPLDLENPRQDFLRNSVGGLFLHWGLRTAPAHTSCTAWENDVTNGGWTPDYWVNEAQKLHTQYLVLATFHSRLGYARPWPSKIPGSCSTKRDFLGELITAAKAKGMKVILYMTNDPQWHDEGGHEWLDSAAYSAYKGKNVDLTTNDGFGQFSYDNFFEVMDRYPDLGGFWIDNDNPYWESHNLYQQIYDKRPNYTLSNNNEDTPIMDMISNEQKTGMTPAYDYPQAVYTAQPRLTEADFKLPSTGAWWYDGSNPSVDRMLTLGRLITNAGSSVKALMAETAQVNGKFPSNQASFNTFANTYLDPIWESLHGTEGGGYMYGGLKPGAWNDGAYGVTTIAKGDPNRQYIHVLTPPSTSTLRVRDNGYRIASVTNLRTGKAVSWSQSGGVLTLTGLGDWDPYDTVVKVTTAGRQGILTGVKVSASTSASGHGASAAGDGDYLTYWDNNKTLPVNLTFDLGSAKKVQYIGLNQREDSVAYARSSTEQSARIKDYKVFLSNDGSTWGSAVKSGQLPSRRGIQGIDLTAANARYVRLEVDTTWAASSDTTRYRRLRVDEAWIGTSYATPANGGQS; the protein is encoded by the coding sequence ATGAAACCCCCCACCGATCCACGCCGCCGAGCGGCGGCCGTCATCCTCTTCGTGGTCGCCGTCGTCCTCGGCCTCAGCCACCCCGCGGCCCTCGCGGCCCTCGCGGCCCCGCGGCCCGCCCAGCACACCGCCGCCCGCGCCGCCGCCGAGTACAACGTGCGCGACTACGGCGCCAAGGGCGACGGCTCCACCAACGACAGCCCTGCCATCGACAAGGCGATCACCGCGGCCAACGCGGCGGGCGGCGGCACGGTCCGCTTCCCCGCCGGCAACTACAAGTCGAAGAACACCATCCACATGAAGAGCCATGTGACGCTCCAGGTCGACAAGGGCGCCACCATCCAGGGCTCCAGCGCGGACACCTACGACAAGGCCGAGTCCAACCCGAACGACGACTACCAGGACTACGGTCACAGCCACTTCCACGACGCGATGATCTACGGCGACAAGCTGACCGACATCGGCTTCGTCGGCCAGGGCGTCATCGACGGCGCAGGCAACCTGATCACCGGCAACCCGAAGTCCGGCGAGGCCGACAAGATCATCTCGTTGACCCGCTGCGACGGGCTCAGGATCGGCGACGGTCTCACCCTGCGCCGGGGCGGTCACTTCGCGGCCCTCATCAACGGCTGCACCAACGTGACCTCCGACCACCTGACGATCGACACCGCGAGCGACCGTGACGGCTGGAACGTCATCTCCACGACCAACGTCACCATCACCAACGCGACCATTCACGCCAACGACGACGCCCTGGTCTTCAAGAGCGACTACGCCCTCGGCGCCAAGCTGTCCAACGGCCATGTCCGGGTGAGCGATTCGACCCTCGGCGCCAAGTGCTGCAACGCCCTGATGTTCGGCTCGGAGACCTGCGGCGACTTCTCGGACTACCAGTTCGAGAACATCCGGATCGACGGAGCGGACAAGTCCGGCCTCGGCATGGTCTCGATGGACGGCTCGAAGATCTCCGACGTCCACTACCGCGACATCACGATGACCGACGTCCACTCGCCGATCATGCAGAAGATCGGCACACGGAAGCGGTGCGGCAACAGTCCCGGCGTCGGGTCGATCAGCAACGTCACGTACGACAACATCACGGCGACCGGCAACAGCCCGTCCTTCAGCCCGACCCTGTGGGGCGAGTCCGGCCACCGCATCAACGGCGTGACCTTCACCAACGTCAACATCACGGTCCCCGGCGGCAACGGCACCATGTCGACGGGCGTACCGAGCAACGACTCGACCGACTACAACCCCAAGAGCATCGGCACCCGGCCCGCCTACGGCTGGTACCTGCACAACGCCGACAACGTCCAGTTCACCGACAGCTCGGTCAAGTTCGCCTCGAACGACGGCCGGCCCGCGTTCATCGCCAACGCGGCCGGCGGCATCCGTCTGACCCGGTTCACCGCGCAGAAGGGCAGCAACTCCCCGTTCGACGCGGGCCTCCAGGACGTCAGCGGCTACTGCCTGACGGACAGCCACAACACCTCCGGTGGTGCCCTGCGGGTGTCGGCGAGCGGTTCCAGCCAGAACTGCACGAGCACGGCGGTCAAGCCGCTCGACCTGGAGAACCCCCGCCAGGACTTCCTCCGCAACTCCGTCGGCGGTCTCTTCCTGCACTGGGGCCTGCGCACCGCGCCCGCCCACACCAGCTGCACCGCCTGGGAGAACGACGTGACGAACGGCGGCTGGACGCCCGACTACTGGGTCAACGAGGCGCAGAAGCTGCACACCCAGTACCTGGTCCTCGCCACCTTCCACAGCCGACTCGGCTACGCCCGCCCCTGGCCGTCCAAGATCCCCGGATCCTGCTCCACCAAGCGGGACTTCCTCGGCGAGCTGATCACGGCCGCCAAGGCCAAGGGCATGAAGGTCATCCTCTACATGACGAACGACCCCCAGTGGCACGACGAGGGCGGCCACGAGTGGCTGGACTCGGCCGCGTACTCCGCCTACAAGGGCAAGAACGTCGACCTGACCACCAACGACGGCTTCGGCCAGTTCAGTTACGACAACTTCTTCGAGGTCATGGACCGCTATCCCGACCTCGGCGGCTTCTGGATCGACAACGACAACCCGTACTGGGAGAGCCACAACCTCTACCAGCAGATCTACGACAAGCGCCCGAACTACACGCTCAGCAACAACAACGAAGACACGCCGATCATGGACATGATCAGCAATGAGCAGAAGACGGGCATGACCCCGGCCTACGACTACCCCCAGGCCGTCTACACCGCCCAACCCCGCCTGACCGAAGCCGACTTCAAGCTGCCCTCGACCGGAGCCTGGTGGTACGACGGCTCCAACCCCTCCGTCGACCGGATGCTCACCCTCGGCCGCCTCATCACCAACGCCGGCTCGTCGGTCAAGGCGCTGATGGCCGAGACGGCCCAGGTCAACGGCAAGTTCCCGTCGAACCAGGCGTCCTTCAACACCTTCGCGAACACCTACCTCGACCCCATCTGGGAGTCCCTGCACGGCACCGAGGGCGGCGGCTACATGTACGGCGGCCTCAAGCCCGGCGCCTGGAACGACGGCGCGTACGGGGTGACGACCATCGCCAAGGGCGACCCGAACCGGCAGTACATCCACGTCCTGACCCCGCCCAGCACCAGCACCCTGCGTGTCCGGGACAACGGCTACCGCATCGCCTCCGTCACCAACCTCCGCACGGGCAAGGCGGTTTCGTGGTCGCAGTCGGGTGGTGTCCTGACCCTGACGGGGCTCGGCGACTGGGACCCGTACGACACCGTCGTCAAGGTGACCACGGCCGGCCGCCAGGGCATCCTCACCGGCGTCAAGGTCAGTGCGAGCACCTCCGCGAGCGGCCACGGCGCGTCGGCGGCCGGTGACGGCGACTACCTCACCTACTGGGACAACAACAAGACCCTGCCCGTGAACCTCACCTTCGACCTCGGCTCGGCCAAGAAGGTGCAGTACATCGGGCTCAACCAGCGCGAGGACTCCGTGGCCTACGCCCGTTCGAGCACCGAGCAGTCAGCGCGGATCAAGGACTACAAGGTGTTCCTGAGCAACGACGGCTCGACCTGGGGGAGCGCGGTCAAGTCCGGCCAGCTGCCGAGCCGCCGCGGAATCCAGGGCATCGACCTGACCGCCGCCAACGCCCGCTACGTCCGCCTCGAGGTCGACACCACCTGGGCCGCCTCCAGTGACACCACCCGCTACAGGCGCCTGCGGGTCGACGAGGCGTGGATCGGCACCTCGTACGCCACACCCGCGAACGGGGGACAGTCATGA
- a CDS encoding alpha-galactosidase, with amino-acid sequence MIRARSLTAAAAGLLLAAAVPLVGTAHPAAASDNGQSVRPAMGWSSWSFVRRWPTEAKIKAQADALVSSGLKDHGFVYVNLDDFWQKCDSNGFTVDSYGRWAVDTAKFPDGIKGLADYVHSKGLKFGFYVTPGIAKNAVTRNTPIEGTSYHAKDIADTSRTEKNYNCKNMYYIDYSKPGAQEFVNFWAKQFASWGVDYLKIDGVGSADIPDVQAWDKALRSSGRPINFALSNNLPIADASTWRKLANSWRTQGDVECYCGPGSNGSGYPLTDWSHVSKRFDSAASWQPYAGPGGWNDLDSLEIGNGDRVGLTADQRRSHFTLWSMAAAPLLLGTDLTQLDSVDKAMLTNDRLIGVDQDGVAAKRIVSSGAKQVWSKKESDGQYVVALFNTGTSGNATVSVNWSQVGFSGSGDVTDLWSGSHKGVIADSYSATLRPGETRLIRVKPVNSLKAAAASPGFAVAPYEYLGWGSPQNPTSVMSATGVKWFTLAFILSDGTCNPKWDGSRPLTGGSDQSTINKIRAAGGDVVVSVGGWSGNKLGEKCSSASALAGAYQKVINAYKLKALDIDIENTEWSNATVRQRVVDALKTVKANNPGLKTVITFGTTAGGPDSTGVDMIKRAANSDLANDVWCIMPFDFGGGTTNMGSLTAKAMEGLKAQVKSAYGYSDATAYARIGLSSMNGKTDDSGERVRVADFKTMLAYAQQHHIGRLTYWAVNRDRACGSGTDGDACSGVSQQPYDYLKVFTQYTG; translated from the coding sequence ATGATCCGTGCCAGATCGCTCACTGCCGCGGCGGCGGGCCTGCTTCTCGCCGCGGCGGTGCCGCTCGTGGGCACCGCCCACCCGGCCGCCGCCTCCGACAACGGCCAGTCCGTCCGGCCCGCCATGGGCTGGTCCAGCTGGAGCTTCGTGCGCCGCTGGCCGACCGAGGCGAAGATCAAGGCGCAGGCCGACGCGCTGGTCTCCAGCGGTCTGAAGGACCACGGCTTCGTCTACGTCAACCTCGACGACTTCTGGCAGAAGTGTGACAGCAACGGCTTCACCGTCGACAGCTACGGCCGCTGGGCCGTCGACACCGCCAAGTTCCCGGACGGCATCAAGGGGCTCGCCGACTACGTCCACTCCAAGGGCCTGAAGTTCGGCTTCTACGTCACCCCGGGCATCGCGAAGAACGCCGTCACCAGGAACACGCCGATCGAGGGGACCTCGTACCACGCGAAGGACATCGCGGACACGTCCAGGACCGAGAAGAACTACAACTGCAAGAACATGTACTACATCGACTACTCCAAGCCGGGCGCGCAGGAGTTCGTCAACTTCTGGGCCAAGCAGTTCGCGTCCTGGGGTGTCGACTACCTGAAGATCGACGGGGTCGGCAGCGCCGACATCCCCGACGTCCAGGCCTGGGACAAGGCGCTGCGGTCCAGCGGACGGCCCATCAACTTCGCCCTGTCCAACAACCTGCCGATCGCGGATGCCTCCACCTGGCGGAAACTGGCGAACAGCTGGCGCACCCAGGGCGACGTCGAGTGCTACTGCGGGCCGGGCAGCAACGGCAGCGGCTATCCGCTGACCGACTGGTCCCACGTCTCCAAGCGGTTCGACTCGGCCGCCTCCTGGCAGCCGTACGCCGGACCCGGCGGCTGGAACGACCTGGACTCGCTGGAGATCGGGAACGGCGACCGGGTGGGCCTGACGGCGGACCAGCGCCGCTCGCACTTCACGCTGTGGTCGATGGCGGCGGCCCCGCTGCTGCTCGGAACCGATCTCACGCAACTGGACTCCGTCGACAAGGCGATGCTGACCAACGACCGGCTGATCGGCGTCGACCAGGACGGGGTCGCGGCCAAGCGGATCGTGAGCAGCGGTGCCAAACAGGTCTGGAGCAAGAAGGAGAGCGACGGCCAGTACGTCGTGGCCCTGTTCAACACCGGGACCTCGGGCAACGCCACGGTCAGCGTGAACTGGTCGCAGGTCGGCTTCAGCGGCTCGGGAGACGTGACCGACCTCTGGTCCGGATCCCACAAGGGCGTGATCGCCGACTCCTACAGCGCCACCCTGCGTCCCGGCGAGACCAGGCTCATCCGGGTCAAGCCCGTCAACTCCCTCAAAGCGGCGGCCGCTTCGCCCGGATTCGCCGTGGCCCCCTACGAGTACCTCGGCTGGGGCAGCCCCCAGAACCCGACCTCCGTGATGTCCGCGACCGGCGTCAAGTGGTTCACCCTCGCCTTCATCCTCTCCGACGGCACCTGCAACCCGAAGTGGGACGGCTCCCGCCCGCTGACCGGAGGCAGCGACCAGTCCACGATCAACAAGATCAGAGCGGCGGGCGGTGACGTCGTCGTCTCCGTCGGCGGCTGGAGCGGGAACAAGCTCGGCGAGAAGTGCTCCAGCGCCTCCGCGCTCGCCGGCGCCTACCAGAAGGTGATCAACGCCTACAAGCTGAAGGCGCTCGACATCGACATCGAGAACACCGAGTGGTCCAATGCCACCGTGCGGCAGCGGGTCGTCGACGCGCTGAAGACGGTCAAGGCGAACAACCCGGGTCTGAAGACCGTCATCACCTTCGGCACCACCGCCGGCGGCCCCGACTCCACCGGCGTCGACATGATCAAGCGGGCCGCGAACTCCGATCTGGCGAACGACGTCTGGTGCATCATGCCGTTCGACTTCGGCGGCGGCACCACCAACATGGGCAGCCTCACCGCCAAGGCCATGGAAGGTCTCAAGGCCCAGGTGAAGTCGGCGTACGGCTACAGCGACGCCACCGCCTACGCGCGCATCGGGCTGTCGTCGATGAACGGCAAGACCGACGACTCCGGTGAGCGCGTCCGCGTCGCCGACTTCAAGACCATGCTCGCCTACGCCCAGCAGCACCACATCGGACGGCTCACCTACTGGGCGGTCAACCGCGACCGGGCCTGCGGTTCGGGCACCGACGGCGATGCCTGCAGCGGCGTGTCGCAGCAGCCGTACGACTACCTCAAGGTCTTCACCCAGTACACGGGCTGA
- a CDS encoding PQQ-dependent sugar dehydrogenase: MNIARVLPYGVAAALALPLAGLGQGTALAATDYQAEDALISQGTVATNHTGYTGTGFVDYTNVKGSSVEFTVSAASVGTSALTLRYANGTSTDRPMDISVNGTVVASGVSFPATADWNTWATKTVNVPLTAGTDKIRATATTANGGPNLDRVSLDAAADTQAPTRPGQPSCSDIGENGLTLAWGASTDNVGVSAYDIYEHGNKISEAPGSSTSKALTGLTPNTDYNLTVIARDAAGNTSPASPVVDCTTKPSSDTTPPSKPGTLSASNVTANSADLKWGASSDDKAVVAYDVRSDTTVYDTVTSGTSTTLTGLACNSPYSLNVVARDAAGNVSEASNTVSFTTKACATDGGVPSSIATLSTGWTIPWGTYWMPDGKSALVTERDDFRVWKVTKDGTKTQVGTVPNAVTTNGEGGLLGVAVDPKWDTNHYVYFMHTASEGNRVVRMTYDGTKLSDYKILLQGIKKNRYHNGGRLLFGPDGYLYVSTGEAQTPDLAQDKNSLNGKLLRMTTDGKPAPGNPFGNYVYSLGHRNPQGLAFDRNGRLWEAEFGNSSKDELNLIKPGANYGWPTCEGTCSVSGMTNPKATWNVSEASPSGIAIVRNVVYMASLRGERLWRIPINGDNESVGTPTAYYVGTYGRLRTVTKVPGADQLWLSTTNCDNNGNQPDGSDKIFRVSIS, from the coding sequence GTGAACATCGCAAGAGTTCTGCCGTACGGCGTCGCGGCGGCCCTGGCGCTGCCGCTCGCCGGTCTCGGCCAGGGCACCGCACTGGCCGCCACCGACTACCAGGCCGAGGACGCCCTGATCTCGCAGGGCACCGTCGCCACCAACCACACCGGGTACACCGGCACCGGCTTCGTCGACTACACCAACGTCAAGGGCTCCTCCGTGGAGTTCACGGTGAGCGCGGCCTCCGTCGGCACCTCCGCCCTCACCCTGCGGTACGCCAACGGGACCTCCACCGACCGGCCGATGGACATCTCCGTGAACGGCACGGTCGTCGCCTCCGGCGTGTCCTTCCCGGCCACCGCCGACTGGAACACCTGGGCCACCAAGACCGTGAACGTCCCGCTGACCGCGGGCACCGACAAGATCCGGGCCACCGCCACCACGGCCAACGGCGGTCCCAACCTCGACCGCGTCAGCCTCGACGCGGCCGCCGACACCCAGGCCCCGACCCGTCCCGGACAGCCCAGCTGCTCGGACATCGGTGAGAACGGACTCACCCTGGCCTGGGGCGCGTCCACGGACAACGTGGGCGTGAGCGCGTACGACATCTACGAGCACGGCAACAAGATCAGCGAGGCGCCAGGGAGTTCGACCTCCAAGGCGCTGACCGGGCTCACACCGAACACCGACTACAACCTCACGGTGATCGCCCGCGACGCGGCCGGCAACACCTCACCCGCCAGCCCGGTCGTCGACTGCACCACCAAGCCCAGCTCCGACACCACCCCGCCGAGCAAGCCGGGCACGCTGTCCGCGAGCAACGTCACCGCCAACAGCGCCGACCTGAAGTGGGGCGCCTCGAGTGACGACAAGGCGGTGGTCGCCTACGACGTGCGCAGCGACACCACTGTCTACGACACGGTCACCAGCGGCACGTCCACCACGCTCACCGGGCTCGCCTGCAACAGCCCCTACAGCCTGAACGTCGTCGCCCGGGACGCGGCCGGCAACGTCTCCGAGGCCAGCAACACGGTCTCCTTCACCACGAAGGCGTGCGCGACCGACGGCGGAGTGCCGTCCTCGATCGCGACGCTCTCCACCGGCTGGACCATCCCCTGGGGCACCTACTGGATGCCCGACGGCAAGAGCGCGCTGGTCACCGAGCGGGACGACTTCCGGGTCTGGAAGGTCACCAAGGACGGCACGAAGACCCAGGTCGGCACCGTCCCGAACGCCGTCACCACCAACGGCGAGGGCGGACTGCTCGGCGTCGCCGTCGACCCCAAGTGGGACACCAACCACTACGTCTACTTCATGCACACCGCGTCCGAGGGCAACCGGGTGGTGCGCATGACGTATGACGGCACCAAGCTCAGCGACTACAAGATCCTGCTCCAGGGCATCAAGAAGAACCGCTACCACAACGGCGGACGGCTCCTCTTCGGTCCCGACGGCTACCTCTACGTCTCCACCGGCGAGGCCCAGACGCCCGACCTGGCGCAGGACAAGAACTCCCTCAACGGCAAGCTCCTGCGCATGACGACCGACGGCAAGCCCGCCCCCGGCAACCCGTTCGGCAACTACGTCTACAGCCTCGGCCACCGCAACCCGCAGGGCCTCGCCTTCGACCGCAACGGCCGGTTGTGGGAAGCGGAGTTCGGCAACAGCTCCAAGGACGAGCTGAACCTGATCAAGCCGGGCGCCAACTACGGCTGGCCGACCTGCGAGGGCACGTGCAGCGTGTCCGGGATGACCAACCCCAAGGCCACCTGGAACGTCTCGGAGGCCTCCCCGAGCGGTATCGCCATCGTCCGCAACGTCGTCTACATGGCGTCCCTGCGTGGCGAACGGCTGTGGCGGATCCCGATCAACGGCGACAACGAGAGCGTGGGCACGCCGACCGCCTACTACGTGGGCACCTACGGCCGACTGCGGACCGTCACCAAGGTCCCCGGAGCCGATCAGCTCTGGCTGTCGACCACCAACTGCGACAACAACGGCAACCAGCCCGACGGATCGGACAAGATCTTCCGCGTGAGCATCAGCTGA
- a CDS encoding SRPBCC family protein, whose amino-acid sequence MSMIKTAVEVDVPVHTAYNQWTQFEKFPDFMEGVEEVRQLDDRHNHWTTKIGGVRREFDTEIVDQMPDDRITWRTTSGDTSQKGTVRFERIDDMHTRVELAMEVEPSGAAEKAADILGTLDRRVHGDMKRFKQYIEKRGGESGSWRGRITPGNSDTV is encoded by the coding sequence ATGAGCATGATCAAGACAGCGGTGGAAGTCGACGTGCCTGTTCACACCGCCTACAACCAGTGGACCCAGTTCGAGAAATTCCCGGACTTCATGGAAGGCGTCGAGGAAGTCAGGCAGCTGGATGACCGCCACAACCACTGGACCACCAAGATCGGTGGGGTCCGGCGAGAGTTCGACACCGAAATCGTCGACCAGATGCCCGACGACCGCATCACGTGGCGTACCACCAGCGGCGACACGAGTCAGAAGGGCACAGTCCGCTTCGAGCGCATCGACGACATGCACACCCGGGTGGAACTCGCCATGGAGGTCGAGCCCAGCGGAGCAGCGGAGAAGGCCGCCGACATACTCGGAACGCTGGACCGGCGCGTCCACGGAGACATGAAGCGTTTCAAGCAGTACATCGAGAAGCGCGGCGGAGAGTCCGGATCATGGCGCGGACGGATCACGCCAGGGAACAGCGACACCGTCTGA
- a CDS encoding LapA family protein, with protein MADKHASSPHPRKGFPVTARTVTAALLAVIAVWFIAVNTAKVHIRLWVSTVVAPLWLVLAIALILGAVIGWLVNRRQYKQLRR; from the coding sequence ATGGCCGACAAACACGCTTCCTCTCCGCATCCGCGGAAGGGCTTCCCCGTCACAGCGCGCACAGTGACCGCGGCCCTGCTCGCGGTGATCGCTGTCTGGTTCATCGCCGTCAACACCGCCAAGGTGCACATTCGCCTGTGGGTCTCCACCGTCGTGGCACCCCTGTGGCTCGTCCTGGCGATCGCCCTGATCCTCGGCGCGGTCATCGGCTGGCTGGTGAACCGACGCCAGTACAAGCAGCTGCGGCGCTGA
- a CDS encoding ester cyclase: protein MSQQTNIAARTAFAQAVSDGRLDAFEQIVARGSFDHDPGPGQMPGPDRYDALFGALRAAFPDLHVAVDHLMAAGDELAFACTIIGTHRGQLMGQPPTGKTVSYRDVQTNRFDSNGKLIERWGRSDGGGMLRRLGLAEM, encoded by the coding sequence ATGTCTCAGCAGACGAACATCGCCGCCCGGACCGCCTTCGCCCAGGCCGTGTCCGACGGCCGTCTCGACGCGTTCGAGCAGATCGTGGCGCGCGGTTCGTTCGACCACGACCCAGGTCCCGGACAGATGCCAGGGCCCGACAGGTACGACGCCCTGTTCGGCGCGTTGCGAGCAGCCTTCCCCGACCTGCACGTGGCGGTGGATCACCTCATGGCCGCCGGCGACGAGTTGGCCTTCGCCTGCACCATCATCGGGACACATAGGGGACAGCTGATGGGACAGCCGCCGACCGGCAAGACGGTCAGCTACCGGGATGTGCAAACCAACCGCTTTGACAGCAACGGCAAGCTCATCGAGCGCTGGGGCCGCAGCGACGGAGGCGGCATGCTCCGCCGACTCGGCCTCGCTGAGATGTGA
- a CDS encoding glycoside hydrolase family 3 N-terminal domain-containing protein, with protein sequence MNLPSYRDSRSATAPTRVSGRARNAARLSTAAAVAAMLLAGCGAGTPKATSHSTSGPGLTPVPPTAPTRSHSSFVPDLTTAATACTNSTKLAGWSNRRLAMLTIAVPVSETSVSDVTSEVSAGAGGVLLFGSKAPSDLGSRLNTLKSHVPGHLGLLVMTDEEGGGIQRMSNLVGSLPWASYMGAHWTPAQIQQNVTKVATKMAAAQVNMDLAPVVDVDGRNVAPSKTNPDGWRSFSGSTSVVSKDGVAYLNGLRAGHVIPVVKHFPGLGGSSYNSDFGPARTLPWSTLQKVAVPPFTAAIKAGAPAIMVANNTVPGLATKPASLSPTVINSELRGKLGFKGLVLTDSLSAKAISAAGFSVSTAAVQALRSGADMVMFDLKGNISSQTSSIATAITDAVAGGHLSRSRLIDAAGHVLAVRHVNLCS encoded by the coding sequence ATGAATCTCCCTTCGTACCGAGACTCCAGAAGCGCGACAGCACCGACGCGGGTCTCCGGCCGGGCCAGGAACGCAGCAAGGCTGAGCACGGCCGCAGCCGTCGCGGCGATGCTCCTGGCGGGCTGTGGCGCGGGCACCCCCAAGGCGACCTCGCACTCCACGAGTGGCCCCGGTCTGACGCCCGTCCCGCCCACTGCGCCCACCCGCTCCCACTCGTCCTTCGTTCCGGACCTCACCACCGCCGCCACCGCGTGCACCAACAGTACGAAGCTGGCCGGGTGGTCGAACCGCCGGCTGGCCATGCTGACCATCGCGGTCCCGGTGTCGGAAACCTCGGTGTCCGACGTCACCTCCGAGGTGAGCGCCGGCGCGGGTGGTGTGCTGCTCTTCGGCAGCAAGGCGCCGTCCGACCTCGGCTCACGGCTGAACACACTCAAATCCCATGTGCCGGGTCACCTGGGCCTGTTGGTCATGACCGACGAGGAGGGCGGCGGAATCCAGCGGATGTCGAACCTCGTCGGGTCCCTGCCCTGGGCCTCCTACATGGGCGCGCACTGGACCCCGGCCCAGATTCAGCAGAACGTCACGAAGGTCGCCACCAAGATGGCGGCTGCCCAGGTCAACATGGACCTCGCGCCAGTGGTCGACGTCGACGGCCGGAACGTGGCCCCCAGCAAGACGAACCCCGACGGATGGCGGTCCTTCAGCGGCAGCACCTCTGTGGTGTCCAAGGACGGTGTCGCGTACCTGAACGGGTTGCGTGCCGGGCACGTGATACCTGTCGTCAAGCACTTTCCAGGCCTTGGCGGCTCCAGCTACAACTCCGACTTCGGCCCCGCCCGCACCTTGCCCTGGTCTACCCTGCAGAAGGTAGCCGTCCCGCCGTTCACCGCGGCCATCAAAGCCGGTGCCCCGGCCATCATGGTCGCCAACAACACCGTGCCGGGCCTGGCCACCAAACCGGCGAGCCTGTCACCTACCGTCATCAACTCCGAACTGCGCGGCAAGCTGGGCTTCAAGGGCCTTGTGCTCACGGACTCGCTCAGCGCCAAGGCCATCTCGGCCGCCGGGTTCAGCGTCTCGACGGCCGCCGTCCAAGCCCTGCGCTCCGGCGCCGACATGGTCATGTTCGATCTGAAGGGCAACATCAGCTCCCAGACCTCCTCGATCGCCACGGCGATCACGGATGCGGTGGCCGGCGGACATCTCTCCCGCAGCCGCCTGATCGACGCGGCGGGGCACGTTCTGGCCGTCCGGCACGTCAATCTCTGCTCCTGA